In a single window of the Candidatus Omnitrophota bacterium genome:
- a CDS encoding ABC transporter ATP-binding protein — translation MKNDNIRIFWTFIRFLVPYRNKWFMLLGASVLGSLLNLINPYLTKLVVDNAIARKEVGLFLTLALAAIVIIVLSALVDGVRKSLERFIRLKTGFDLNRAVHKKIQTFSLGWFRERSAGEHLYKINYDVERVRNFITSVPPQAVSVFPQLFFILIILSFLNWKMAVVSLFILPLIYIPTYHFNNKMKRSWRSLIESSQGILKGLAEAFSRIHLIKALGKETGTTRNYLKQLIRNIRIEADNIRLDIMSGLANQLTGKIVIGIVALYGLYQVITGEITLGTFTATTVYLVQLIGLGGQVAVFSQMIAVGLVSCQRLDEILECDDEIPERSDAKDVVFKRPGIVFRDVDFWYKPGRSILKGISFSIESGGNVALVGPSGCGKTTIVNLILRLYDPRNGAVYIDGNDIRDIKLRSLKMQIGVALQAPFLWDDTIAGNIRYGTSGAGKEEVEEAARIAGMDGYINNLGKGYETVIGEDACKLSEGQKQRISIARALIKRPKILILDEAMSSMDSASEEEILMRMKEFRKGMTVITVSHRLSTVLGTDMVYYLKNPAAMKIESAGSLLDNDQDFRALFSNQNMVPPESLIGNGPFENRRGF, via the coding sequence ATGAAGAATGATAATATCAGGATATTCTGGACTTTTATAAGGTTCCTGGTGCCGTATCGGAACAAGTGGTTCATGCTGCTAGGCGCAAGCGTCCTGGGCAGCCTGCTCAATCTGATAAATCCGTATCTCACCAAGCTGGTTGTCGACAATGCGATAGCCCGCAAGGAGGTCGGGCTATTCCTTACCCTGGCACTGGCGGCGATAGTCATCATTGTGCTCAGCGCCCTCGTAGACGGAGTCAGGAAATCCCTGGAAAGGTTCATACGGCTGAAGACGGGATTTGATCTTAACAGGGCGGTACATAAAAAGATACAGACCTTCTCCCTCGGATGGTTCAGGGAGAGGTCTGCGGGTGAGCATCTCTATAAAATAAATTACGATGTGGAAAGAGTAAGAAATTTCATCACAAGCGTCCCGCCTCAGGCGGTATCCGTATTTCCTCAGCTCTTTTTCATCCTTATCATATTATCATTCCTCAACTGGAAGATGGCGGTCGTCTCCTTATTCATACTACCCCTTATATATATACCGACGTATCATTTCAACAATAAGATGAAGAGGTCATGGCGGTCGTTGATCGAAAGTTCGCAGGGCATCCTTAAAGGGCTCGCGGAGGCATTTTCCCGCATACACCTGATAAAGGCGCTGGGAAAAGAGACCGGGACTACAAGAAATTACTTGAAACAGCTTATACGTAACATCAGGATAGAGGCCGACAATATACGGTTGGATATTATGAGCGGCCTTGCCAATCAGTTAACGGGCAAGATCGTGATCGGTATCGTAGCGCTCTATGGGTTGTATCAGGTCATAACGGGAGAGATAACGCTCGGGACATTTACCGCTACGACGGTCTATCTGGTCCAGCTGATAGGGCTGGGGGGTCAGGTTGCCGTATTTTCGCAGATGATAGCCGTCGGGCTCGTATCCTGCCAGCGCCTTGACGAGATACTGGAATGCGACGATGAGATCCCCGAACGGAGCGATGCGAAGGATGTGGTATTCAAAAGGCCGGGTATAGTCTTCAGGGACGTCGATTTCTGGTATAAGCCGGGGCGGTCCATCCTGAAGGGCATATCATTCAGCATAGAGAGCGGAGGCAATGTTGCTCTTGTCGGACCTTCGGGGTGCGGCAAGACCACCATAGTAAATCTTATATTGCGGCTTTACGATCCCAGGAACGGAGCCGTTTATATCGACGGTAATGACATAAGGGATATAAAATTGAGATCGCTTAAGATGCAGATAGGGGTCGCGCTGCAGGCACCGTTCCTGTGGGACGACACGATCGCCGGCAACATAAGATACGGCACCAGCGGAGCCGGCAAAGAAGAAGTGGAAGAAGCGGCCCGCATCGCAGGGATGGATGGGTATATCAATAACCTGGGAAAAGGATATGAAACGGTCATCGGAGAAGACGCCTGTAAGCTTTCCGAAGGGCAGAAGCAGAGGATATCTATAGCCCGGGCGCTGATCAAAAGGCCTAAGATACTGATCCTGGATGAAGCGATGTCATCGATGGATTCGGCAAGCGAAGAGGAGATACTGATGCGCATGAAAGAATTCCGGAAAGGTATGACCGTTATAACCGTTTCCCATCGTTTATCGACGGTGCTGGGCACGGATATGGTCTATTATTTAAAAAACCCGGCCGCCATGAAAATAGAAAGCGCCGGAAGCCTGCTGGATAATGATCAAGATTTCCGCGCGTTATTTTCAAATCAGAACATGGTCCCTCCGGAGTCCTTAATAGGTAACGGACCTTTCGAAAATAGACGCGGGTTTTGA
- a CDS encoding class I SAM-dependent methyltransferase produces MNIIKQRYMYERSDFSGKKILDLGCGNRKFEKATGVDRSPNTAADIIHDLDIFPYPIEDDTFDIVICRHSIEHILYICKAMEEIYRITRPNGSVIIVYPHFSAIGCYSEPEHFHALSYSAFEFFCNTNRYKTRFEISKRRIYFGGGFKTISGVEWLVNRFPRLYDAHLSHTLPASSVEVWLKAVK; encoded by the coding sequence ATGAATATAATAAAACAAAGATACATGTATGAAAGATCGGATTTTTCCGGCAAAAAAATTTTGGACTTAGGATGCGGAAATAGAAAGTTCGAAAAAGCCACGGGTGTCGATCGCAGCCCCAATACGGCAGCAGATATAATCCATGACCTGGATATTTTCCCGTACCCTATAGAAGACGACACGTTCGATATCGTGATCTGCAGGCATTCGATAGAGCATATATTGTATATATGTAAAGCCATGGAGGAGATATACCGTATTACAAGGCCTAACGGGTCTGTCATCATCGTCTATCCTCATTTTTCTGCTATAGGATGTTATTCGGAACCGGAACATTTTCACGCTCTTTCGTACTCGGCATTCGAGTTCTTCTGTAATACCAACAGGTATAAGACCAGATTCGAAATATCGAAAAGGAGGATCTATTTCGGAGGCGGTTTCAAAACAATTTCAGGGGTCGAATGGCTTGTCAATAGGTTCCCCAGGCTGTACGATGCGCATCTAAGCCATACGCTTCCGGCATCCAGCGTGGAGGTTTGGTTAAAAGCCGTCAAATAG
- a CDS encoding Rrf2 family transcriptional regulator — translation MKISYKGDYALKALLGLSLRYMDDPGGIVSIQELANAGDIPKKFLEQILLVLKKGGFVKSKRGVKGGFVLAKPPGDITVGEVIRFIEGPIEPISCIEEDRYKGCKDLARCIFRGLWKEVSDAISAVVDTVTFEELAVRHKEKKLNLRSAYEYSI, via the coding sequence GTGAAGATAAGTTATAAAGGAGACTATGCGCTAAAGGCGCTTCTTGGGTTGTCGCTGCGTTATATGGATGATCCCGGCGGGATAGTTTCGATACAGGAGCTCGCGAACGCCGGTGATATTCCTAAAAAATTCCTGGAGCAGATACTGCTGGTCCTTAAGAAGGGCGGGTTCGTTAAGAGCAAGCGCGGGGTAAAGGGCGGGTTTGTCCTGGCGAAACCGCCGGGGGATATAACGGTAGGAGAGGTCATACGGTTCATAGAAGGGCCCATAGAGCCTATATCATGTATAGAGGAAGACAGGTACAAAGGATGTAAGGACCTCGCGAGATGTATATTCAGGGGCTTATGGAAAGAGGTCAGTGACGCGATATCCGCCGTTGTCGATACGGTGACGTTCGAAGAGCTGGCGGTCCGGCATAAAGAGAAGAAGCTGAACCTGAGATCGGCTTATGAGTATTCAATATAA
- the cysK gene encoding cysteine synthase A — protein sequence MANKRDKLSSGRHPASKVANDIAELIGNTPLVRLNRIVAPGMAEILAKIERFNPGGSVKDRICLSMIEDAEKRGSIKRGATIIEPTSGNTGIGLAMIAAVKGYRCVLTMPETMSAERISILKAYGAEIVLTPGTEGMKGAIKKAEELLTTTPKSFMPQQFKNPANPEIHRVSTAQEILEDTDGKIDAFVAGVGTGGTITGVGETLKKHDPGIKIVAVEPARSAVLSGGNAGPHKIQGIGAGFVPDVLDRKVIDQVITVDDNDAFEISKRLAKEEGLLVGISSGAAAWAALKVAETLGKGKRVVTLFPDTGERYFSSEKNFTG from the coding sequence ATGGCAAATAAAAGAGATAAGCTATCGAGCGGCCGGCATCCCGCGTCAAAGGTAGCGAACGACATAGCGGAGTTGATAGGGAATACGCCTCTCGTGCGCCTCAATCGTATCGTCGCCCCCGGCATGGCCGAGATACTTGCGAAGATAGAGCGTTTCAACCCGGGCGGCAGCGTCAAGGACAGGATATGCCTTTCAATGATCGAGGATGCGGAGAAGAGAGGATCCATCAAGAGAGGCGCGACGATCATAGAGCCGACAAGCGGAAATACCGGGATAGGCCTTGCAATGATAGCGGCTGTAAAAGGCTACAGGTGCGTGCTTACGATGCCGGAGACGATGAGCGCGGAACGCATATCGATACTTAAGGCGTACGGCGCAGAGATCGTGCTCACCCCGGGAACTGAGGGCATGAAAGGGGCGATCAAAAAAGCGGAGGAGCTCCTCACGACGACCCCGAAAAGTTTTATGCCGCAGCAGTTCAAAAATCCGGCAAATCCGGAGATCCACCGTGTATCGACCGCGCAGGAGATACTTGAAGATACGGACGGAAAGATCGATGCTTTTGTGGCAGGTGTCGGTACGGGAGGGACCATTACAGGAGTGGGAGAAACGTTGAAGAAGCACGATCCCGGCATTAAGATCGTAGCGGTTGAGCCGGCCAGGAGCGCCGTCCTTTCCGGCGGGAATGCCGGACCGCATAAGATACAGGGGATAGGTGCAGGGTTCGTGCCGGATGTCCTGGACCGGAAGGTGATAGACCAGGTCATAACGGTCGACGACAATGACGCGTTCGAGATATCAAAGAGATTGGCTAAAGAGGAAGGGCTTCTGGTGGGCATATCGAGCGGCGCTGCCGCGTGGGCAGCGCTCAAAGTAGCCGAGACACTGGGCAAGGGAAAGAGGGTAGTTACGCTATTTCCCGATACAGGAGAACGCTATTTTTCTTCGGAGAAGAATTTCACAGGTTAA
- a CDS encoding homocysteine biosynthesis protein, which produces MAKTIGEINEKIKSGEVVVVTAEEVIDLVDRKGLKAAAQEVDVVTTGTFGPMCSSGAYLNLGHAKPKIKLGGGKVTLNGIPAYTGFAAVDIYMGATAMSDEDPRNKVYPGEFRYGGAHVIEELVGGKDVILEGFAYGTDCYPRKHIKTYININDVNEAVLLNPRNCYQNYNVAVNLSDKKTIYTYMGALKPGLGNANYCSAGQLSPLLKDPHYKTIGIGTRIFLGGGVGYVYWQGTQHNPSVKRKDNGVPQAPAGTLAVTGDLKKMSPDWLVGTSFQGYGVTLTVGIGIPIPILDEGILRSAAVRDEDLWAQVIDYSEDYPNGKVGSLGEVNYAQLKSGKITVKGKEVSTASLSSYPKAVEIAQTLKKWIKDRKFFLTEYVQALPGADSGLSFKPLKERPVKEG; this is translated from the coding sequence ATGGCTAAGACGATAGGAGAGATAAACGAAAAGATAAAGAGCGGCGAGGTGGTGGTCGTGACCGCTGAAGAGGTCATAGACCTGGTCGACAGGAAAGGGCTGAAGGCCGCCGCGCAGGAGGTCGATGTGGTGACGACAGGCACATTCGGCCCGATGTGCTCAAGCGGGGCTTATCTTAACCTCGGCCACGCCAAACCAAAGATAAAATTGGGCGGAGGGAAGGTGACGTTGAACGGTATCCCGGCATATACCGGGTTCGCGGCCGTCGACATATATATGGGGGCTACCGCCATGTCGGACGAAGACCCGCGCAATAAGGTGTATCCGGGAGAGTTCAGGTACGGGGGCGCGCACGTGATAGAAGAGCTCGTCGGAGGCAAGGATGTCATCCTCGAAGGGTTCGCATACGGCACCGATTGTTATCCCCGCAAGCACATCAAGACATACATAAACATAAATGATGTGAACGAGGCGGTGCTTTTGAACCCGCGTAACTGCTACCAGAACTATAATGTAGCGGTCAACCTGTCCGATAAGAAGACCATATATACCTATATGGGCGCACTGAAGCCGGGTCTGGGGAACGCAAACTACTGTTCCGCGGGACAGCTCTCGCCGCTTTTGAAAGACCCGCATTATAAGACGATAGGTATCGGGACGAGGATATTCCTGGGCGGCGGGGTAGGATACGTGTATTGGCAGGGGACCCAGCACAATCCTTCGGTAAAGAGAAAAGATAACGGTGTACCGCAGGCGCCCGCGGGCACGCTGGCAGTCACCGGAGACCTGAAAAAGATGTCCCCGGACTGGCTTGTCGGGACTTCGTTCCAGGGATACGGGGTCACACTCACCGTAGGCATAGGTATACCGATACCCATACTGGACGAGGGGATATTGAGATCCGCCGCTGTCAGGGACGAGGACCTGTGGGCGCAGGTGATAGATTACAGTGAGGACTATCCTAACGGCAAGGTAGGATCATTGGGCGAAGTCAATTACGCCCAGCTTAAGAGCGGTAAGATAACCGTAAAGGGAAAAGAGGTGTCGACCGCATCTCTCTCAAGCTATCCGAAGGCGGTGGAGATAGCCCAAACGCTGAAGAAGTGGATAAAGGACAGGAAATTCTTCCTGACAGAATATGTTCAGGCGCTGCCGGGAGCGGATTCGGGGCTTAGCTTTAAGCCGCTCAAGGAAAGACCGGTGAAAGAGGGGTAA
- a CDS encoding permease — protein MEHFFHVFLHYLYEIIPALAIGFFISGIVHECIPEDKVLKYLGSGGIRPIFASTIIGTLLPVCCWGSLPIAVSFYKKGARLGPILAFLVATPATSISALMVAYSVLGPLFAVYIFFAVIIMGLVTGIIGDRIPYEEHKRPDRISCPHCEMDPGHEQFHKKKTFAQKTIDVLRFAYIQLPKEIGLELIIGILLAAVVATFVPLGRIVKLYLGGWLGYLFSIIFGIFTYLCSTASVPLVDSLMRQGMNPGAGMTLLLIGPVTSYGTMLVLRKEYGTKVLAVFLASLVVTSLLLGLGFQLAVQ, from the coding sequence ATGGAACATTTCTTTCACGTCTTTCTGCACTACCTGTATGAGATCATCCCCGCTCTCGCTATAGGGTTTTTCATAAGCGGCATAGTGCACGAGTGCATACCGGAAGATAAGGTGCTTAAATATCTGGGGTCCGGCGGGATAAGGCCCATATTCGCTTCGACGATCATAGGCACCCTCCTTCCGGTATGTTGTTGGGGCAGCCTCCCTATAGCGGTGAGTTTTTACAAAAAAGGCGCCCGGTTGGGACCCATATTGGCGTTCCTGGTGGCCACACCGGCAACGTCCATCAGCGCGCTGATGGTAGCATACAGCGTCCTGGGCCCACTCTTTGCCGTATATATATTCTTTGCCGTTATAATCATGGGTCTGGTAACAGGCATCATAGGGGACAGGATACCTTATGAGGAGCACAAAAGGCCCGACAGGATATCGTGTCCTCACTGCGAAATGGATCCGGGTCACGAGCAGTTCCATAAGAAAAAAACATTTGCTCAAAAGACGATCGACGTGCTAAGATTTGCATATATACAACTCCCGAAGGAGATAGGTCTGGAGCTGATCATCGGTATCCTGCTTGCCGCCGTTGTAGCCACATTCGTTCCTTTAGGCAGGATAGTGAAATTGTATCTTGGTGGCTGGCTGGGGTATCTCTTCAGCATAATTTTTGGCATATTCACGTATCTATGCTCTACGGCGAGCGTCCCTCTGGTAGACAGCCTTATGAGACAGGGGATGAACCCGGGTGCCGGGATGACGCTCCTTTTGATAGGTCCCGTCACCAGTTACGGCACGATGCTGGTATTGAGAAAAGAATACGGCACGAAGGTGCTTGCGGTGTTTCTGGCATCGCTCGTGGTGACCTCTTTATTGCTGGGCCTGGGGTTCCAGTTGGCAGTCCAATAA
- a CDS encoding cytochrome c biogenesis protein CcdA — MTATGDNVSYMVAFSAGFLTFLSPCLLPLIPSFIAYITGVSFSDLRDTAKKGEVRKKTVIHSLLFILGFSVVFVLLGLTATFIGKLLFGYQKIIRIAGGVLIMIFGAYLTGILRLDFLAKERRFSVSTKGASYIGSFLIGVTFAAAWTPCAGPILGSILVLAGTKTDVVSGAKLLSVYSLGIAAPFFMTALLVNSFIEYFKKVQKVIRVINIVGGLFLIMIGALVATNYLAVISERLLGAFTK, encoded by the coding sequence ATGACGGCTACCGGAGACAACGTTTCTTACATGGTGGCGTTTTCCGCGGGGTTCCTGACATTCCTGTCCCCCTGTCTCCTCCCTTTGATACCGTCTTTCATAGCATATATCACAGGGGTCTCGTTCAGCGACCTCAGGGATACCGCAAAGAAGGGTGAGGTGAGGAAGAAGACCGTCATCCACTCGCTTCTTTTTATCCTCGGATTTTCCGTGGTATTCGTTCTCCTGGGCCTCACGGCGACCTTTATAGGAAAACTTCTTTTCGGATATCAAAAGATCATACGTATCGCGGGAGGGGTGCTCATAATGATCTTCGGGGCATACCTGACCGGCATATTACGGCTGGACTTCCTGGCGAAAGAGAGGAGATTCTCGGTTTCAACGAAAGGGGCAAGTTACATCGGCTCGTTCCTTATAGGCGTGACATTCGCCGCGGCCTGGACGCCGTGCGCAGGGCCGATACTGGGGTCGATACTGGTATTGGCAGGGACGAAGACGGATGTAGTATCCGGGGCAAAGCTCTTAAGCGTATATTCGCTCGGGATAGCGGCCCCGTTCTTTATGACGGCCCTTCTCGTAAATTCTTTTATAGAATATTTTAAGAAGGTCCAGAAGGTCATCCGGGTCATAAATATAGTAGGCGGCCTATTCCTGATAATGATCGGAGCCCTCGTCGCGACGAATTATCTTGCCGTGATCTCGGAACGGCTTCTGGGAGCGTTTACTAAGTAG
- a CDS encoding TlpA disulfide reductase family protein: MNMRHIGVLLITTVLLMTGACAKSGAMEAGEAAPDFSLTDLDGKTFNLSDFNGKVVILDFFAPWCPPCREEIPDFIKLQSEYGDKGFAMVGVALVSRDEAKSFAEKAGINYPVLIDDGKVSGNYGPIRSIPTTFVIGRDSKISKMYIGYKTKEVFEKDIQELLK, encoded by the coding sequence ATGAATATGCGACATATCGGAGTATTATTGATAACGACAGTATTGTTGATGACAGGCGCATGCGCAAAGAGCGGTGCGATGGAGGCGGGCGAGGCGGCGCCCGATTTCTCCCTCACGGACCTCGACGGCAAAACCTTCAACCTCTCGGATTTTAACGGCAAGGTCGTGATCCTCGATTTTTTTGCCCCGTGGTGCCCGCCGTGCAGGGAAGAGATACCGGATTTTATAAAATTGCAGAGCGAATACGGCGATAAGGGATTCGCAATGGTAGGGGTTGCGCTCGTCAGCCGGGATGAGGCGAAGAGTTTCGCGGAAAAGGCGGGCATAAATTATCCCGTGCTGATCGACGACGGGAAGGTTAGCGGTAATTACGGCCCGATACGGTCGATACCTACGACGTTCGTTATAGGCAGGGATTCCAAGATATCGAAAATGTATATCGGATATAAGACGAAAGAGGTATTTGAGAAGGATATACAGGAGTTATTGAAATAG
- a CDS encoding NifU family protein — translation MREKVEKALSKIRAGLQQDGGDIELVSVEKGVVKVRLKGACSGCPMSQMTLTNFVESELKREVPEVKKVEAVI, via the coding sequence ATGAGAGAAAAGGTCGAGAAGGCGTTGTCTAAGATCAGGGCGGGGTTACAGCAGGACGGGGGTGACATAGAGCTCGTGAGCGTGGAGAAGGGCGTTGTGAAGGTCCGCCTTAAAGGCGCGTGCTCGGGATGTCCGATGAGCCAGATGACGCTGACCAATTTTGTCGAGAGCGAACTTAAGCGCGAAGTGCCGGAAGTGAAAAAGGTCGAAGCGGTAATATGA
- a CDS encoding methylenetetrahydrofolate reductase C-terminal domain-containing protein, whose amino-acid sequence MIITKQKELKDILKYLEGQTRIFLIGCGECSTTCKTGGEEDVKKIKEALEKEGKTVTGYCVPEAPCIAAKVKLELARNRKSIESSDSILILACGLGAQSVKENLRAEKQLHIGCDTLFMGAIDSGGAFLERCSACGDCVLELTAMICPLTRCAKSLLNGPCGGQDKGKCEVDRNRDCAWILIYNELKKQNRLHLLKEVKPPKDHTKSTKPRQHTVQ is encoded by the coding sequence ATGATCATAACGAAACAGAAAGAACTGAAAGATATCCTGAAATACCTGGAAGGGCAGACAAGGATATTCCTGATAGGGTGCGGGGAGTGTTCGACGACATGCAAGACGGGCGGGGAAGAGGATGTCAAAAAGATCAAGGAGGCGCTTGAAAAAGAGGGAAAGACGGTCACCGGATACTGTGTGCCCGAAGCGCCATGTATAGCCGCGAAGGTCAAACTGGAACTTGCCAGGAACAGGAAATCGATAGAGTCGTCGGATTCTATCCTGATACTTGCCTGCGGCCTCGGGGCCCAGTCGGTGAAAGAGAACTTAAGGGCGGAGAAGCAGCTGCACATAGGATGCGACACGCTCTTCATGGGTGCGATAGATTCCGGCGGGGCGTTCCTCGAACGGTGCTCCGCCTGCGGCGACTGTGTACTGGAACTTACGGCGATGATATGCCCGCTCACCAGGTGCGCGAAGTCTCTCCTTAACGGCCCGTGCGGAGGGCAGGACAAGGGGAAGTGCGAAGTGGACAGGAACAGGGACTGCGCATGGATATTGATATATAACGAGCTGAAGAAACAGAACAGATTACACCTCCTGAAAGAGGTGAAGCCGCCGAAAGACCACACGAAATCCACCAAACCGCGCCAGCACACCGTACAATAG
- a CDS encoding tetratricopeptide repeat protein — MHENRSEIKKRGVPGYIIIVLLACVGMAVYFNSLSNGFILDDFSHVVDNTAIKSFSNIPAIFTHHLTHFSGQPGRFYRPLESISFAVDHFLWGSEPFGYHLTNTLLHIFVTILVFGSIYFITGDPVVSALTGLLYLVHPVHTEAVAYISGRADPLSFIFLLLMMAFQRRYWTGGKQGKAVFYALLLLSFIAALLSKEAAVVFPFLLIFFEYCIRDRGNYRSVNIFFYVPLFLISVVWFLWKNTVIPTERMVEETVAFSAYIIALPRLLFDYIRLSIIPAGLHFSYKLEFPRSAFQAGYIEPAFFLCLLAPVIFYIWHMGKRSTGYRIAFFGIGWFIIALVPYLNIFFQLNSLFAEHWLYIPEMGFVLFVIYSVFSFASTAWARRSAIALFTAAICVFSFLTVRQTGIWKDEIAFYTYNIKHAPHTEMLYNNLAVEYMRRGDMAKARDLLLKAIKINPKNKRAMENLAIVEADAYTGQ, encoded by the coding sequence ATGCATGAGAATAGGTCGGAAATAAAAAAGAGGGGTGTGCCGGGCTATATCATTATCGTGCTCCTGGCTTGTGTCGGGATGGCCGTATATTTCAATTCGCTTTCCAACGGCTTCATACTGGATGACTTCAGCCATGTCGTCGATAATACCGCGATAAAAAGCTTTTCCAACATACCGGCGATCTTCACCCACCATCTGACGCATTTCAGCGGGCAGCCCGGGAGGTTTTACAGGCCGTTAGAGTCGATAAGCTTTGCTGTCGATCATTTCCTGTGGGGCTCCGAGCCGTTCGGATACCATCTGACCAATACCCTCCTGCACATATTCGTCACCATCCTGGTCTTCGGATCGATATATTTCATCACCGGAGATCCTGTCGTCTCCGCGCTTACGGGGCTTCTATATCTGGTGCACCCTGTCCACACGGAGGCGGTGGCATATATTTCCGGCAGGGCCGACCCGCTGTCGTTCATCTTCCTGCTTTTGATGATGGCCTTTCAGCGCCGATACTGGACCGGCGGAAAACAGGGTAAGGCCGTCTTCTATGCGCTCCTTCTCCTGAGTTTTATCGCAGCCCTTTTGAGCAAAGAGGCAGCCGTTGTCTTTCCCTTTCTTCTGATATTCTTCGAATACTGCATAAGAGACCGCGGAAATTACCGCAGCGTTAATATATTTTTTTACGTGCCTCTCTTTCTCATCTCCGTGGTCTGGTTCTTATGGAAGAACACCGTCATACCGACGGAACGCATGGTAGAGGAGACGGTTGCCTTCAGCGCGTACATAATAGCGTTACCCCGCCTGTTATTTGATTATATACGGCTCTCTATCATCCCGGCCGGCCTCCACTTTTCATATAAACTGGAATTTCCGAGGTCTGCATTCCAGGCGGGCTATATCGAGCCGGCCTTCTTCCTGTGTCTCCTGGCGCCCGTCATATTTTATATATGGCATATGGGGAAGCGCTCTACCGGTTACAGGATCGCATTTTTCGGGATCGGATGGTTCATAATAGCTCTCGTGCCGTACCTGAACATATTCTTTCAGTTGAACTCTCTCTTTGCCGAGCACTGGCTGTATATACCGGAGATGGGCTTTGTGCTATTCGTTATCTATTCCGTATTTTCTTTCGCCAGTACAGCATGGGCAAGGAGATCGGCGATCGCCCTCTTTACAGCGGCCATATGCGTATTTTCATTTTTGACTGTGCGCCAGACCGGTATATGGAAGGACGAGATCGCCTTTTATACATACAATATAAAGCACGCCCCCCATACCGAGATGCTCTATAATAACCTTGCCGTTGAATATATGAGACGGGGGGATATGGCAAAGGCCAGAGATCTGCTCCTTAAGGCGATAAAGATAAATCCTAAAAATAAGAGGGCCATGGAGAATCTGGCCATAGTCGAGGCCGATGCGTACACGGGTCAATAG